Proteins encoded together in one Streptomyces sp. B1I3 window:
- a CDS encoding trypsin-like serine protease: MKQLLRALKRCSVIAAVALATISLQPSGASAAPAPVVGGTRAAQGEFPFMVRLSMGCGGALYAPNIVLTAAHCVNGSGNNTSITATAGVVDLQSSSAVKVRSTKVLRAPGYNGSGKDWALIKLAQPISQPTLKIATTTAYDTGTFTIAGWGSATEGGAQQRYLLKATVPYVSDSVCQQSYGSDLVPSDEICAGYVSTGGVDTCQGDSGGPMFRKDNAGAWVQVGIVSWGEGCARAGYPGVYTQVSTFASAIASAAATL; encoded by the coding sequence TTGAAGCAGCTTCTGCGCGCGCTCAAGAGATGTTCCGTCATAGCCGCGGTGGCCCTCGCCACCATCAGCCTCCAGCCCTCCGGCGCCTCGGCGGCCCCCGCCCCCGTCGTCGGCGGCACCCGCGCCGCCCAAGGCGAATTCCCCTTCATGGTCCGGCTCTCCATGGGCTGCGGCGGCGCACTCTACGCCCCGAACATCGTGCTCACCGCCGCGCACTGCGTGAACGGGTCCGGTAACAACACCTCCATCACCGCCACGGCCGGCGTCGTCGACCTCCAGTCGTCCAGTGCCGTCAAGGTCCGGTCCACCAAGGTCCTCCGGGCCCCCGGCTACAACGGCTCGGGCAAGGACTGGGCCCTGATCAAGCTCGCCCAGCCGATCAGCCAGCCCACCCTGAAGATCGCTACCACCACCGCGTACGACACGGGCACCTTCACGATCGCGGGCTGGGGCTCGGCCACCGAGGGCGGAGCCCAGCAGCGCTACCTGCTGAAGGCGACCGTGCCCTACGTCTCCGACTCCGTCTGCCAGCAGTCCTACGGCAGCGACCTCGTCCCCAGCGACGAGATCTGCGCCGGATACGTCAGCACGGGCGGCGTGGACACCTGCCAGGGTGACTCCGGCGGCCCCATGTTCCGCAAGGACAACGCCGGAGCGTGGGTCCAGGTCGGCATCGTCAGCTGGGGCGAGGGCTGCGCACGCGCCGGCTACCCCGGCGTCTACACCCAGGTCTCGACGTTCGCCTCCGCCATCGCGTCCGCGGCAGCGACCCTATGA